From a single Longimicrobium terrae genomic region:
- a CDS encoding GAF domain-containing protein: MFFPVRLHDAVDTETVLRRLLPVLAGARERRVAYAAFNAGRGLLDQRWTVLDSGEVEVAPLELEPSRLHSLLMDDVGGDRPLRPAESVAVWVLRDLLPGIDPDKSWVRVRAIAHDGALLGALIVAEPRRFSFSRKTEGPVPAAGDVLEMALARALALRAAGPALGGEKPVSLAESVLERLRESERAVAEARAEMERSRGRIEALERAASGATELLMDAHVDLDRRAAKHQRQTRVMFLLRKLMERNAAGMEPRELAVEIVRTVAEAFGGGRCSLMLVDETGDNRELRLGAAIGLPPELVADGVRIPMGSGVSGRVARTRLPLVVRDPHDSGDAALMGDDWYTSDAFVSLPLVSRGRLLGVLNLTNFRAGTVDDTEVEQLRLVSLCVGLLADHAGLPERLFLPA, from the coding sequence ATGTTCTTCCCCGTTCGGCTGCATGACGCGGTCGATACCGAAACCGTGCTGCGGCGCCTGCTTCCGGTGCTGGCCGGCGCGCGCGAGCGGCGTGTGGCGTATGCCGCGTTCAACGCCGGCCGCGGGCTGCTGGACCAGCGCTGGACCGTGCTGGACAGCGGCGAAGTCGAAGTCGCGCCGCTGGAACTGGAGCCCTCGCGCCTGCACTCGCTGCTGATGGACGACGTGGGCGGCGACCGCCCGCTGCGTCCGGCGGAAAGCGTGGCCGTGTGGGTGCTGCGCGACCTGCTTCCCGGCATTGACCCCGACAAGTCGTGGGTTCGCGTGCGCGCCATCGCGCACGACGGCGCGCTGCTGGGCGCACTGATCGTGGCCGAGCCGCGCCGCTTCTCGTTCAGCCGCAAGACGGAGGGCCCGGTGCCCGCCGCCGGCGACGTGCTGGAGATGGCGCTGGCCCGCGCGCTGGCCCTGCGCGCCGCCGGCCCCGCGCTGGGCGGCGAAAAGCCGGTCAGCCTGGCGGAATCGGTGCTGGAGCGGCTGCGCGAAAGCGAGCGCGCCGTGGCCGAGGCGCGCGCGGAGATGGAGCGCAGCCGCGGCCGCATCGAGGCGCTGGAGCGGGCCGCGTCCGGCGCCACGGAGCTGCTGATGGACGCGCACGTGGACCTGGACCGCCGCGCCGCCAAGCACCAGCGCCAGACGCGCGTCATGTTCCTGCTGCGCAAGCTGATGGAGCGCAACGCGGCGGGAATGGAGCCGCGCGAACTGGCGGTGGAGATCGTGCGGACGGTGGCCGAGGCGTTCGGCGGCGGGCGCTGCTCGCTGATGCTGGTGGATGAGACGGGCGACAACCGCGAGCTGCGGCTGGGCGCCGCCATCGGCCTGCCGCCGGAGCTGGTGGCGGACGGCGTGCGCATTCCCATGGGGAGCGGGGTGTCCGGCCGCGTGGCGCGCACCCGCCTTCCCCTGGTGGTCCGCGACCCGCACGACAGCGGCGACGCGGCGCTCATGGGCGACGACTGGTACACGAGCGACGCCTTCGTGTCGCTGCCGCTGGTGTCGCGCGGGCGGCTGCTGGGCGTGCTGAACCTCACCAACTTCCGCGCGGGGACGGTGGACGACACCGAAGTGGAGCAGCTGCGGCTGGTTTCGCTCTGCGTGGGGCTGCTGGCGGACCACGCCGGCCTTCCCGAGCGCCTGTTCCTGCCCGCCTGA
- the trpD gene encoding anthranilate phosphoribosyltransferase → MSADLNLLDADLTELIRRAADRPLTADEAERAFGEVMDGRASPVQMAALLVAIRVRGATPQEVAGGVRALRRAMVPVHAPPEGLVDTCGTGGGSLTTFNISTAAALLAAGAGVRVAKHGNRSFTSKCGSADVLEALGVRLELDPEREARVLEEVGIVFMFAPLHHPAMRHIGPIRRELAMPTLMNILGPVTNPAGAKRQVVGVNDPALLPLIAGALQELGHDRALVVHGQPGLDEISPLGTTEVMELNAGQVTRRTFDPVAELGWPRFEVAGLEGGERDENAAKVQGVLRGTVGGSARAATVLNAGAAIYVSGMTDTLVAGVAIAESTLESGAGYHKLQQLRDATRG, encoded by the coding sequence ATGAGCGCAGACCTGAATTTGCTGGACGCGGACCTCACCGAACTCATCCGCCGCGCCGCCGACCGCCCGCTGACCGCGGACGAGGCGGAGCGCGCCTTTGGCGAGGTGATGGACGGCCGGGCGTCGCCGGTGCAGATGGCGGCGCTGCTGGTGGCCATCCGCGTGCGCGGCGCGACCCCGCAGGAGGTGGCGGGCGGCGTGCGCGCCCTGCGCCGCGCCATGGTGCCCGTGCACGCCCCGCCCGAGGGGCTGGTGGACACCTGCGGCACCGGCGGCGGCTCGCTGACCACGTTCAACATCAGCACCGCGGCGGCGCTGCTGGCCGCGGGGGCCGGGGTGCGCGTGGCCAAGCACGGCAACCGCAGCTTCACCAGCAAGTGCGGCAGCGCCGACGTGCTGGAGGCGCTGGGCGTGCGGCTGGAGCTGGATCCGGAGCGCGAGGCGCGCGTGCTGGAAGAGGTGGGAATCGTCTTCATGTTCGCGCCGCTGCACCACCCGGCCATGCGCCACATCGGCCCTATCCGGCGCGAGCTGGCCATGCCCACGCTGATGAACATTCTGGGCCCGGTGACCAATCCCGCCGGGGCGAAGCGGCAGGTGGTGGGGGTGAACGATCCCGCGCTGCTGCCGCTGATTGCCGGCGCGCTGCAGGAGCTGGGGCACGACCGCGCGCTGGTGGTGCACGGCCAGCCCGGGCTGGACGAGATCAGCCCGCTGGGCACGACGGAGGTGATGGAGCTGAACGCCGGCCAGGTGACGCGCCGCACCTTTGATCCGGTGGCGGAACTGGGGTGGCCGCGCTTTGAGGTCGCCGGGCTGGAGGGCGGCGAGCGCGATGAGAACGCGGCCAAGGTGCAGGGCGTGCTGCGCGGCACCGTGGGCGGCTCCGCGCGCGCGGCCACCGTGCTGAACGCGGGCGCCGCGATCTACGTGTCGGGGATGACGGACACGCTGGTGGCCGGCGTGGCGATCGCCGAGTCCACCCTCGAAAGCGGCGCGGGATACCACAAGCTCCAGCAGCTTCGCGACGCCACCCGCGGCTGA